A single window of Chloracidobacterium thermophilum B DNA harbors:
- a CDS encoding MDR/zinc-dependent alcohol dehydrogenase-like family protein translates to MKALRLVNGQLQLAEIPRPDMPEEAVIRVTYAGICATDAAIVRGYTGFSGTLGHEFVGVVAAAPDAAWIGRRVVGDINVACGTCEACQAGDRHHCAQRTVIGIRQRDGAFAEYLALPLRNLYAVPDTVSDLDAVFAEPLAAACRILEQVSCQPGQTVAVLGDGKLGQLIARVLHAHGLVVTLIGRHARKLAVAAEAGIATRHADELRSANRRFEVVVEASGRATGLADALRLVRPRGTVVLKSTSETPWMLPPATVVVPEVTLVGSRCGDMPTALALLAARKVNPQPLIEAVYDLDDGRRAFEHATTPGVLKVLLRCYLPEGTPR, encoded by the coding sequence GTGAAGGCGCTGCGTTTGGTCAACGGACAATTACAGCTCGCCGAAATCCCCCGGCCGGACATGCCCGAAGAAGCGGTCATCCGGGTGACTTATGCCGGTATCTGTGCGACGGATGCCGCCATCGTACGGGGCTACACCGGCTTTTCCGGCACGCTGGGCCACGAATTTGTCGGCGTCGTGGCTGCGGCCCCCGATGCTGCCTGGATCGGGCGGCGGGTCGTCGGAGACATCAACGTGGCCTGCGGCACGTGTGAAGCCTGTCAAGCCGGCGACAGACACCACTGCGCGCAACGCACCGTCATCGGCATCCGCCAGCGCGACGGCGCTTTTGCCGAATACCTGGCGCTGCCGCTGCGCAACCTCTACGCCGTGCCTGATACCGTCAGTGATCTGGATGCCGTCTTTGCCGAGCCGCTGGCCGCCGCCTGTCGCATTCTGGAGCAGGTTTCCTGCCAGCCAGGCCAGACGGTAGCCGTTTTGGGTGACGGCAAGCTTGGACAACTCATTGCCCGGGTGCTGCACGCGCATGGGCTGGTTGTGACACTCATCGGCCGTCACGCACGCAAGCTGGCCGTGGCGGCCGAAGCCGGTATCGCAACCCGCCACGCGGATGAACTTCGGTCGGCAAACCGCCGGTTCGAGGTCGTTGTGGAAGCCTCCGGGCGCGCTACCGGTTTGGCCGATGCCCTGCGACTGGTACGCCCCCGTGGAACGGTCGTGCTCAAGTCCACTTCAGAAACACCTTGGATGCTTCCTCCAGCCACAGTTGTCGTCCCGGAAGTGACGCTGGTCGGGTCGCGCTGTGGCGATATGCCAACCGCTCTGGCGCTGCTCGCCGCACGCAAGGTCAACCCACAGCCGCTCATCGAAGCGGTCTATGACCTGGACGACGGACGACGCGCTTTCGAGCACGCGACCACACCGGGCGTGCTCAAGGTGCTGCTCCGGTGCTATCTGCCAGAAGGCACACCACGGTAA
- a CDS encoding HEAT repeat domain-containing protein, with protein MAAPGNPFVSMAARPSEQTRGLCPALAMYLSCVNCPFVAACPYKTRLGDFGVEAAAQENEARDRAQRLMTVLCNEGAPDAQRQQAADEAAAWLEADTGLLPHIRGALAIALGDYGDVRAFEPLVATLGDLRLGEQQSFLREDAALTLGDMNDARACEPLTHWLTDWRPGVRFACAVALGRLGLPEAVPALKSLRDIRIGDDFGQLNEQVHEMCLHALALLGEAEVREPLEQLLTAERRVALSRAEIVFALGELGDTASVPALEALYASEIGEGLRHYTAIALGRLGRDTRELVHPLLAAEDEDLALHAARALAALGDERAIEPLVLRGLTCRRGYIRRLSVQALRPFLGQPAVRAALEAYAEQEPVPSLRQRLALGA; from the coding sequence ATGGCGGCTCCCGGCAATCCCTTTGTGTCCATGGCGGCGCGTCCCAGTGAGCAGACCCGTGGGTTGTGCCCGGCGCTGGCGATGTATTTGTCCTGTGTCAACTGTCCGTTTGTGGCGGCCTGTCCCTACAAAACCCGGCTGGGCGATTTTGGTGTGGAGGCGGCGGCTCAGGAAAATGAGGCGCGTGACCGGGCGCAACGGCTCATGACGGTGCTGTGTAACGAAGGTGCGCCGGATGCCCAGCGGCAGCAGGCGGCCGATGAAGCGGCGGCCTGGCTGGAGGCGGACACCGGGCTGTTGCCCCACATCCGGGGGGCGCTGGCCATTGCCTTGGGGGACTACGGCGACGTACGCGCCTTCGAGCCGCTGGTGGCCACGCTGGGCGATCTGCGGCTTGGTGAGCAGCAGTCTTTCCTGCGTGAGGATGCGGCTTTGACGCTGGGCGATATGAATGACGCGCGCGCCTGCGAACCTTTGACCCACTGGCTGACGGACTGGCGGCCGGGGGTACGTTTTGCCTGCGCTGTTGCGCTGGGGCGGCTCGGTCTGCCGGAGGCGGTTCCGGCGTTGAAGTCCCTGCGGGATATTCGCATTGGTGATGATTTCGGGCAGCTCAACGAGCAGGTGCATGAGATGTGCCTGCATGCCCTGGCACTCCTGGGCGAGGCCGAGGTGCGCGAACCGTTGGAGCAGCTTCTGACGGCGGAACGGCGGGTGGCGCTGTCACGCGCTGAAATCGTCTTTGCTCTGGGCGAGCTGGGGGACACGGCGAGTGTGCCGGCGCTCGAAGCCCTTTATGCGAGTGAGATTGGCGAGGGATTGCGCCACTACACGGCGATTGCCCTGGGCCGGCTTGGCCGGGACACGCGCGAGCTGGTGCATCCCCTGCTGGCGGCGGAGGATGAAGACCTGGCGTTGCACGCGGCGCGGGCTTTGGCGGCATTGGGTGATGAACGGGCTATCGAGCCGCTGGTGCTGCGCGGGTTGACCTGCCGCCGTGGGTACATCCGCCGGTTGTCAGTTCAGGCGCTTCGTCCGTTTCTGGGGCAACCGGCGGTACGGGCGGCGCTGGAAGCCTACGCCGAGCAGGAGCCGGTACCGAGCCTGCGCCAACGGCTGGCACTGGGCGCATAG
- the cas10 gene encoding type III-B CRISPR-associated protein Cas10/Cmr2, producing MAGLWEVTPLAANWEKILLTYLHDPPDKALAIRGHVDRARRYAAIVVGEEGSCHIEEAAATADPLASAVERFPMPTAGRDGERAVAPKNGQLRIFHPLSAAPKDLNVPPLNDALTQAEEQQLRAIVGGLPANEHFMRLLAIWRLWPDALATVRPCFALLPADTRTPDHTIWHHADTAAAFRAALDAGGGEALLAFALGPVQRFIEAARTVRDLWSGSMILSWLAFQAMKPILKDLGPTALIYPSLRGVPLVDLWLRNAQGLQEQVPLPPTELRMTPSLPHRFLALVPWGKDGTAAQELAKSCRQAADAAVKALAEAVRAKLKQPLDNACQGWDKRWDAQIENYFNVATAVLPLGGSAQTIDQKLARLLTGKASFEEAFPNAAAVRQLARAIPKGDQPGYDQEHAGRWQHQVELAQRSLAAHRTVRHVPSNLPVQTGGRFPQKCTLLGTFEQMGPDELSASKQFWNTLSASEQGLSIEGVRLRPGEGLCAIGLVKRFAAPAFLKKELELSTDDLRFPDTWTVAAADWLRQAGIDWRRDWRKPWNGNWLYWSRPDENPEDADSCPAELWKIIASAKKEQGRPPVYYAILKLDGDELGGWLRGEKSPPVREVMHPELVAYYENLHQQAGLDAKRPVGPALHAAISTALANFALHIVPQVVAEHGGTVIYSGGDDTLALLPLSTALDCAHELQAAYTADWYEKDGRTYLLMGSLATLSGGLVLVHAKDDLRLALQDARRAEEQAKDAGRDALAITVRRRSGEHTTAICPWGFVPVVTKWKQAFLAGASDRWAYHLYAGRHTLAALPREAIQAEIRRQLGRAEKPILPPDALVADFEAFTNAKVASGSRPRFASVGEALGHFLTLCHTASFMARGGRE from the coding sequence ATGGCCGGACTGTGGGAGGTAACGCCCTTGGCCGCGAACTGGGAAAAGATTCTGCTTACCTACCTGCACGACCCACCTGACAAGGCACTCGCCATTCGCGGACACGTTGACCGCGCCCGCCGGTATGCCGCCATTGTGGTTGGCGAAGAGGGAAGCTGCCACATCGAAGAAGCTGCTGCAACCGCCGATCCACTGGCCTCGGCGGTTGAACGCTTTCCCATGCCAACGGCCGGAAGAGATGGCGAGCGGGCCGTTGCCCCGAAAAACGGCCAACTGCGTATCTTCCATCCGCTATCGGCCGCTCCAAAAGACCTCAATGTGCCGCCGCTGAATGACGCCTTGACGCAGGCCGAGGAACAGCAGCTTCGGGCTATCGTCGGCGGTTTGCCCGCAAACGAACACTTCATGCGCCTGCTGGCCATCTGGCGGTTGTGGCCGGATGCGCTGGCGACGGTTCGCCCGTGCTTTGCGTTGCTCCCGGCAGACACGCGGACGCCAGACCATACCATCTGGCATCACGCCGACACGGCTGCGGCGTTTCGAGCGGCCCTTGACGCCGGCGGCGGAGAAGCCCTGCTCGCCTTTGCGCTGGGGCCTGTCCAGCGGTTTATCGAGGCGGCGCGAACCGTACGCGATCTGTGGTCAGGCAGCATGATCCTGTCGTGGCTGGCGTTTCAGGCGATGAAGCCCATCCTTAAAGACCTTGGCCCGACAGCGCTCATCTACCCTTCCCTGCGCGGTGTTCCGCTGGTGGATTTGTGGCTGCGCAACGCGCAAGGACTACAAGAGCAAGTGCCCCTGCCGCCAACCGAACTGCGGATGACACCCTCGCTGCCACACCGGTTTCTGGCCCTTGTGCCGTGGGGCAAGGACGGTACGGCTGCCCAAGAACTGGCCAAAAGCTGCCGCCAGGCTGCCGATGCCGCCGTCAAGGCCCTGGCTGAGGCCGTCCGGGCAAAGCTCAAGCAACCTTTGGACAACGCCTGCCAAGGGTGGGACAAGCGGTGGGACGCACAAATCGAAAACTACTTCAACGTTGCGACCGCTGTGCTGCCGCTGGGCGGCTCTGCCCAAACCATTGACCAGAAGCTGGCGCGCCTGCTCACCGGCAAAGCTTCCTTCGAGGAAGCCTTTCCCAACGCGGCCGCCGTCCGTCAGCTTGCCCGCGCCATTCCCAAAGGTGATCAACCGGGCTACGACCAGGAACACGCCGGGCGCTGGCAGCATCAGGTCGAGCTGGCGCAGCGGTCGCTGGCTGCCCATCGCACCGTTCGCCATGTCCCATCCAATCTACCGGTTCAGACTGGCGGGCGCTTTCCGCAGAAATGTACGCTGCTCGGAACCTTCGAGCAGATGGGGCCGGACGAACTCAGCGCATCAAAGCAGTTCTGGAATACGCTTTCGGCGTCAGAGCAGGGCCTGAGTATCGAGGGCGTTCGCCTGCGGCCGGGTGAAGGCTTGTGCGCCATCGGGCTGGTCAAGCGATTTGCCGCGCCGGCCTTTCTGAAAAAGGAACTGGAGCTTTCAACGGACGACCTGCGTTTCCCGGATACCTGGACTGTCGCGGCTGCTGACTGGTTGCGGCAGGCCGGAATTGACTGGCGGCGGGACTGGAGAAAGCCCTGGAACGGCAACTGGCTGTACTGGTCCCGACCGGACGAGAATCCCGAAGACGCCGATTCCTGCCCGGCGGAACTTTGGAAAATCATCGCGTCGGCCAAAAAAGAACAGGGCCGGCCGCCGGTGTACTACGCCATTCTCAAGCTTGACGGCGATGAGCTTGGCGGCTGGCTGCGGGGTGAAAAGTCGCCGCCGGTGCGGGAGGTGATGCACCCTGAACTTGTCGCCTACTACGAAAATCTGCACCAGCAAGCCGGGCTGGACGCCAAACGCCCGGTCGGCCCGGCGCTGCATGCCGCCATCAGCACGGCGCTGGCCAACTTTGCCCTGCACATCGTCCCACAGGTCGTTGCCGAACACGGCGGAACGGTCATTTATTCCGGCGGCGATGACACCCTGGCGCTGCTGCCGCTCAGCACCGCCCTGGACTGCGCCCATGAACTGCAAGCTGCCTACACAGCCGACTGGTACGAAAAAGACGGCCGCACCTACCTGCTCATGGGTTCGCTGGCTACGCTGTCGGGCGGGCTGGTGCTTGTTCACGCCAAGGACGATCTCCGGCTGGCATTGCAGGATGCCCGCCGCGCCGAAGAGCAGGCCAAGGATGCCGGCCGCGATGCCCTGGCCATAACCGTCCGCCGCCGGTCGGGCGAGCACACAACAGCCATCTGTCCGTGGGGCTTTGTCCCGGTGGTGACGAAGTGGAAACAGGCGTTTCTTGCCGGGGCTTCGGATCGGTGGGCCTATCACCTGTACGCCGGGCGGCATACGCTGGCCGCCCTTCCCAGGGAAGCCATCCAGGCGGAGATACGGCGGCAGTTGGGGCGGGCGGAAAAGCCAATTCTCCCGCCTGATGCGCTCGTTGCGGATTTTGAGGCCTTCACGAATGCAAAGGTCGCTTCAGGGAGCCGCCCGCGTTTTGCTTCGGTCGGAGAGGCGCTCGGGCATTTTCTCACGCTCTGCCATACGGCGTCGTTTATGGCGCGTGGGGGAAGGGAATGA
- a CDS encoding 2Fe-2S iron-sulfur cluster-binding protein: protein MSDTVGQFIEFLRRHDDEAWAAIVASLLPDVHPVDQNALRVWFAFYPVKLFRMLAEDEARARQDCLLNGRYRLADHIHTSHRFFYGHRFWPKVQKAVLIDLRTPPRTTLENHIRQAARRTGVDPALALGITAVAYATLQQVGVEAFLTPPPPMDVPPLEPELIVAERRRPEPRTVWDMLLRSEINQTYTIRFDEHDPAAKFQAIYGQPLTTAAGQMPNAAAFKAKDPRCVAGPIPTECQTGACGTCWIGVLSGAENLSAITPFEVTRLKKIGYPYDGTEHPVIRLACKTVCEGKASIVIPPWNGVLANWDHPPIRG, encoded by the coding sequence ATGTCAGATACTGTCGGTCAGTTTATTGAGTTTCTGCGCCGCCACGACGACGAAGCCTGGGCGGCGATTGTTGCCAGCCTTCTGCCCGATGTGCACCCCGTTGACCAGAACGCGCTCCGGGTGTGGTTTGCTTTTTATCCGGTCAAGCTGTTTCGCATGCTGGCCGAAGATGAAGCGCGCGCCCGGCAGGACTGCCTGCTCAACGGGCGCTACCGCCTGGCTGACCATATTCACACCTCACACCGGTTTTTTTATGGACATCGTTTCTGGCCGAAGGTTCAGAAAGCCGTGCTGATTGACCTCCGCACGCCGCCTCGGACAACGCTGGAAAACCATATTCGCCAGGCAGCACGGCGCACAGGGGTTGATCCGGCACTGGCGCTGGGGATTACGGCCGTGGCTTACGCCACGCTGCAACAGGTCGGCGTGGAAGCCTTCCTAACGCCCCCGCCGCCAATGGATGTGCCGCCGCTGGAGCCGGAACTGATCGTTGCCGAGCGTCGGCGGCCGGAGCCACGCACCGTGTGGGATATGCTCCTGCGCAGTGAAATCAACCAGACCTACACGATTCGCTTTGATGAACATGACCCGGCGGCAAAGTTTCAGGCCATTTATGGGCAGCCCCTGACGACGGCCGCCGGGCAGATGCCCAATGCGGCAGCGTTCAAGGCAAAAGACCCGCGCTGTGTCGCGGGACCGATTCCCACGGAATGCCAGACCGGGGCCTGTGGCACGTGCTGGATTGGTGTACTGAGCGGCGCTGAAAACCTCAGTGCGATTACGCCCTTTGAAGTCACGCGCCTGAAAAAAATTGGCTATCCGTACGATGGGACAGAGCACCCGGTCATCCGCCTGGCATGCAAGACGGTCTGTGAAGGCAAGGCTTCGATTGTCATTCCACCGTGGAATGGCGTTCTGGCCAACTGGGACCACCCACCAATTCGGGGTTAG
- a CDS encoding DNA adenine methylase, producing the protein MVSLPSREQLRRRAEYTHKFNARVGRYGWLRLTPAYSLKIVEELIANHPNAQRILDPFCGTGTTALCAACYGRESTTADINPFLVWLTQTKIARYPAETIEAVQSACQEVLDLVARHAVKPVSTPPIFNVERWWSLETLTFLRLLRAAIEKATEPDTPSRNLLLVAFCRTLIELSQAAFNHQSLSFGNDDGFALPFPVDRGSVFAASVQFVLEGVLENPSGTASVVLADARTLKGKISGTFDLVITSPPYVNRMSYIRELRPYMYWLGFLQNGRDAGELDWKAIGGTWGIATSRLTDWKRPEGHFRSTRLTNVLQAIACAENKHGRLLAKYVAKYFDDMWTHFCELPKLLAAGAEVHYIVGNSTFYGTLVPTEQLYAEMLSALGFSHIECRPLRKRNSNKALVEFDVVAQWK; encoded by the coding sequence ATGGTTTCCCTTCCGTCACGAGAACAGCTTCGGCGCCGGGCTGAATATACCCACAAGTTCAATGCCAGGGTGGGCAGATATGGCTGGCTTAGGTTAACCCCGGCTTATTCTTTGAAGATCGTTGAGGAACTGATTGCCAACCATCCCAATGCACAGAGGATTTTGGATCCATTTTGTGGGACAGGAACAACAGCACTCTGCGCTGCCTGCTACGGCCGCGAAAGTACAACAGCCGATATTAATCCATTCCTGGTCTGGCTTACACAAACCAAAATTGCCCGATACCCAGCGGAAACCATTGAAGCGGTGCAATCTGCGTGTCAGGAAGTGCTTGACTTGGTTGCCAGGCATGCTGTCAAGCCAGTTTCAACGCCACCTATTTTTAATGTTGAACGGTGGTGGAGCCTGGAAACACTTACCTTTCTTCGATTGCTTCGCGCAGCTATCGAAAAGGCCACCGAGCCGGATACACCTTCCCGCAATTTACTGCTGGTGGCCTTTTGTCGTACGCTCATTGAGCTGTCGCAGGCGGCATTCAATCACCAGTCCCTGTCATTTGGAAATGATGATGGATTCGCTCTTCCCTTTCCCGTGGACAGAGGTTCGGTATTTGCAGCGAGTGTTCAGTTTGTGCTTGAAGGAGTACTGGAAAACCCCAGCGGCACAGCCTCCGTTGTCCTCGCAGATGCACGGACGTTGAAGGGCAAGATTTCAGGAACGTTCGACCTGGTGATTACCTCACCGCCTTATGTCAACCGCATGTCCTACATTCGTGAGCTGCGCCCATATATGTACTGGCTGGGCTTTCTCCAGAACGGCAGGGATGCCGGTGAACTCGATTGGAAGGCCATCGGTGGAACCTGGGGAATTGCAACGAGCCGGCTCACAGACTGGAAGCGCCCGGAGGGACACTTCAGAAGTACACGTCTGACGAATGTGCTGCAAGCCATTGCATGCGCCGAGAACAAGCATGGCAGGTTGCTGGCAAAATACGTCGCCAAATACTTCGATGACATGTGGACGCATTTCTGTGAACTGCCGAAACTCTTGGCTGCTGGCGCAGAGGTGCATTACATCGTTGGCAACTCGACATTCTATGGAACGCTGGTTCCCACCGAGCAATTGTATGCGGAAATGCTCTCTGCGCTTGGCTTCTCACACATCGAATGCCGGCCCCTTCGCAAGCGAAACTCCAACAAGGCACTCGTTGAGTTTGACGTTGTAGCCCAGTGGAAGTAA
- the recA gene encoding recombinase RecA — protein sequence MTDTRQERNKAIDAAIASLEKQFGKGVVMRLGERQAIEVPAISTTCLSLDAAIGIGGVPRGRIVEIYGPESGGKTTLALHVAAEAQRTGGQVAFIDAEHALDPGYAAKLGVDIENLFVSQPDNGEQALEIAEALVRSAAFDLVVVDSVAALVPKAELDGDMGDALPGLQARLMSQALRKLTAVANRTNTCLIFINQIREKIGVMWGSPETTTGGRALKFYASVRIDIRRTASIKDGEEIIGSRTKAKIAKNKLAPPFKEVEFDIIYGKGICREGDLLDLGVEHKLIEKSGAWFSIKGGERLGQGRENAKQALAANPALREQLERELRAILMPHRVAATAPEATAKAKGASE from the coding sequence ATGACGGACACACGACAGGAACGCAACAAAGCCATTGATGCCGCCATCGCCAGCCTCGAAAAGCAGTTTGGCAAGGGTGTCGTGATGCGCCTGGGCGAGCGGCAGGCCATTGAGGTGCCGGCCATTTCCACGACCTGCCTCAGCCTTGATGCGGCCATCGGCATTGGTGGTGTGCCCCGGGGGCGGATCGTTGAAATCTACGGGCCGGAATCCGGCGGCAAAACGACGCTGGCCCTGCACGTTGCCGCCGAAGCCCAGCGCACCGGCGGACAGGTGGCCTTCATTGATGCCGAACATGCGCTCGATCCGGGCTATGCCGCCAAACTCGGCGTGGATATTGAAAACCTCTTTGTCTCGCAACCGGATAATGGTGAGCAGGCGCTGGAAATTGCAGAAGCTCTTGTCCGCTCGGCAGCGTTCGACCTCGTGGTTGTGGACTCTGTGGCAGCACTCGTTCCCAAAGCCGAACTCGATGGCGACATGGGCGATGCCCTGCCGGGCCTTCAGGCACGGCTGATGTCCCAGGCCCTGCGCAAGCTGACCGCCGTCGCCAACCGTACAAACACCTGCCTGATTTTCATCAACCAGATTCGGGAAAAAATCGGCGTGATGTGGGGATCACCGGAAACGACCACCGGCGGCCGGGCGCTCAAGTTCTACGCCTCGGTACGGATTGACATCCGCCGCACGGCCTCGATCAAGGACGGCGAGGAAATCATCGGCAGCCGTACCAAAGCCAAAATTGCCAAAAACAAGCTGGCGCCACCGTTCAAGGAAGTTGAATTCGACATCATCTACGGCAAGGGCATTTGCCGCGAAGGCGACCTGCTGGACCTCGGCGTGGAACACAAACTCATCGAGAAAAGCGGCGCCTGGTTTTCCATCAAAGGCGGCGAACGCCTGGGACAGGGACGCGAAAATGCCAAGCAGGCGCTGGCCGCCAATCCGGCATTGCGCGAACAGCTCGAACGGGAACTGCGCGCCATCCTCATGCCCCACCGCGTTGCGGCAACCGCGCCGGAAGCCACAGCCAAAGCCAAGGGGGCTTCTGAGTAA